The following proteins come from a genomic window of Metarhizium brunneum chromosome 2, complete sequence:
- the img2 gene encoding mitochondrial 54S ribosomal protein mL49, giving the protein MHQHVSRALCRGQNYLSQSNIYRTTVIQPSNLPTCRFASWSQSSRSLSTTAATKPARSYTPVSRAPTPPPTKSPEELAGASYIVRRTPSIQLPVYRRFASGGNREVVLIKKVDGDRKKLLEDLVETLGVSKQDIRLNPTTQHIELKGDYYEKTKSWLLERGF; this is encoded by the exons ATGCATCAACATGTTTCTCGAGCCCTATGCAGAGGGCAAAACTACCTCTCTCAATCAAACATCTACAGAACCACAGTCATCCAACCTTCCAACCTTCCAACCTGCCGGTTCGCCTCCTGGTCACAATCATCACGATCCCTctccaccaccgccgccactAAACCCGCTCGCAGCTACACACCCGTGAGCCGCGCTCCCACGCCTCCTCCGACGAAATCACCAGAAGAGCTGGCTGGCGCTTCCTACATCGTTCGTCGCACACCTTCAATACAGCTTCCAGTATACAGACGATTCGCGTCGGGAGGAAACCGCGAAGTGGTGTTGATAAAAAAGGTGGATGGTGACCGGAAGAAACTGCTAGAAGACTTGGTAGAGACTCTCGGAGTGAGCAAGCAAGATATCAGACTTAATCCAACGACACAGCATATCGAGCTGAAG GGTGATTATTACGAAAAGACCAAGTCTTGGCTATTAGAGCGTGGATTCTGA
- the sol1_0 gene encoding SWI/SNF chromatin-remodeling complex subunit sol1, which yields MSAWMNDAVPNHNGNGFPHMNDPNSAGAMMDHSAFLANPGQFNPGQFPNQQQMAGMQNGPMRHGSPTYQNQNQTANPNQNQNQNAVYQTNPVIPSKRPRPREDSVTGSPGQNPGMQPPSRSETPQQQNFGGFQPAGGAMPQQPPGQFPHLQPNGSANASPSPIMGNQMRPGNVPQRVATASPHPFSPGPQQQFTGSQASPIPSEHGTPQPNQYMQNIPPGYNPGYAQSPSNPRPSPNPNVMAGGPAVGGQMLPQQMGQMPQHMGQMPANMYQQMQQQMQHQVPQPGQQQPPGQQQPPQQGQPRPQGMMDQQKMAAYQMRLQQQLQGNMQMQAQMQAQNMGRGMMPKQQVPGMPNGQMPQGAVRQQPRPMGNINPEQFMKNLTTLMNAKGLPLDPNPIVGDRPVNLVMLFQLVQSKGGYKPVTTGNGWGLIAQSLGLPAQIPTVPPTLRQVYERNLAKFEEAWIAQQKHRLMQQNPNMAGPGTPQKQMQPGQQMNQGQMPQLQQQQQQQQQQQQQPQQPHLQQQTPMKPGQTPVNGFSTPQPPQQQPLPQQPQLPPHVQQQQQHPHLHQQQQQQQPPPPQQQPQHPPISNAAPGHRNSMSRGVDPSTPNDFSMQSPSHARPGSVSIDGRHATPLPAVGAEQHMPRMPPKPEDYSPCARELSTHGGVDLHAANLLGAELERWEPTVPSVNELGNIDISALTRSLQCGIHGEVRLALDTLATISSSQNQAHFLHLRACDDLVEALVDCAESQVDLLVEHTTEVADEIQLTSYEDVVRGCRIERWSVRDVPAFGSIEYQLDGAVDRLICITTILRNVSFPGENNDNHIMLCEESVIKMLCSIIRYLGTRTMLLRTHANTLDFMKDIVVLLSNISSQLEIPGREQALSLLQFLLAFAPVPGPTMAGDTLNFTPYDPSIHSYLPHAVDALAKLLARDEPNRGFYKTLFTIDSSSPLANELLVRAFALTVAPLPDKAKEQLRPPTFPPLFETRKPFLMQGLLGAEIIASLVPGSEPGMARALLASGNCLAQNLVQLIQDLCFLYEKPPPSTRGGSRAVAARKDPELVYIVVVAVSLLRRLAEKARDSSGTGSAGIGDLLPQPQMLMDALMMQSSEWTKEGLLPQLTAVLNLDG from the coding sequence ATGAGCGCCTGGATGAACGACGCCGTCCCCAACCACAATGGAAACGGCTTCCCTCATATGAACGATCCCAACTCTGCCGGAGCCATGATGGACCACTCTGCCTTCCTGGCCAACCCGGGTCAGTTTAACCCGGGGCAATTCCCTAACCAGCAACAGATGGCTGGGATGCAGAATGGTCCCATGCGACACGGCTCGCCGACGTACCAGAACCAGAACCAGACTGCGAATCCGAATCAGAACCAGAACCAGAACGCCGTCTACCAAACCAACCCAGTAATTCCATCAAAACGCCCTCGTCCCCGCGAAGATAGCGTCACGGGCTCGCCAGGCCAGAACCCGGGCATGCAGCCGCCGTCGCGTTCCGAAACGCCGCAACAACAAAACTTTGGTGGCTTCCAGCCGGCCGGTGGTGCCATGCCTCAACAACCTCCCGGCCAATTCCCCCATCTACAGCCCAACGGTTCTGCCAATGCCAGTCCATCCCCCATCATGGGAAACCAGATGCGACCGGGAAATGTGCCCCAGCGAGTTGCTACCGCCTCACCACATCCCTTTTCGCCTGGTCCGCAGCAGCAGTTCACTGGCTCACAAGCGTCCCCGATACCTTCTGAGCATGGCACACCGCAACCAAATCAATACATGCAAAACATCCCTCCGGGATATAACCCGGGATACGCGCAGTCGCCTTCAAATCCTCGCCCATCCCCTAATCCCAATGTGATGGCTGGCGGCCCTGCCGTCGGCGGCCAAATGCTACCCCAGCAAATGGGACAAATGCCGCAGCACATGGGCCAGATGCCGGCAAACATGTATCAACAAatgcagcagcagatgcaACACCAAGTTCCTCAACCGGGCCAGCAGCAACCgcctggccagcagcagccgccgcagcaggGCCAACCGAGACCGCAGGGCATGATGGATCAACAGAAAATGGCAGCGTACCAGATGCGTCTTCAACAACAATTACAAGGAAATATGCAAATGCAGGCCCAAATGCAGGCCCAGAATATGGGTCGCGGAATGATGCCAAAGCAACAAGTGCCTGGTATGCCGAATGGTCAAATGCCCCAAGGCGCCGTGAGACAGCAACCCAGGCCCATGGGAAACATTAACCCGGAACAATTCATGAAGAATCTTACGACCCTAATGAACGCGAAAGGATTGCCTTTGGACCCGAATCCTATTGTAGGTGATCGACCAGTCAATCTCGTCATGTTGTTCCAGCTTGTTCAATCCAAAGGAGGCTATAAGCCCGTGACTACAGGTAACGGTTGGGGGCTCATTGCCCAGAGCCTGGGGCTACCGGCGCAAATCCCGACTGTACCACCCACTCTGAGGCAAGTGTACGAGCGAAACCTGGCAAAGTTTGAGGAGGCTTGGATTGCACAGCAGAAGCATCGGCTGATGCAGCAGAATCCAAATATGGCTGGGCCAGGAACACCGCAAAAGCAGATGCAACCAGGACAACAGATGAACCAAGGGCAGATGCCACAgctacaacaacaacaacaacaacagcagcagcagcagcagcagccgcagcagcctcaCTTGCAGCAACAGACTCCAATGAAGCCTGGTCAGACTCCAGTTAATGGGTTTTCGACTCCTCAACCGCCGCAACAACAACCACTTCCCCAGCAGCCTCAATTACCGCCGCATgtgcagcagcaacagcaacatcctcatctccaccagcagcagcagcagcagcagccgccgccgccacaacaacaaccccAACATCCACCCATCTCCAATGCCGCACCGGGACACAGGAATAGCATGTCCCGAGGCGTGGATCCCTCTACGCCCAACGACTTCTCCATGCAATCACCTTCGCATGCTCGACCTGGCAGTGTCTCTATTGATGGCCGACATGCAACGCCGCTGCCTGCTGTTGGCGCTGAGCAACATATGCCTCGCATGCCCCCAAAGCCTGAAGACTACAGCCCATGTGCAAGGGAACTTTCGACACATGGTGGGGTTGACCTTCATGCTGCTAATCTTCTCGGTGCTGAGTTGGAACGGTGGGAGCCGACTGTTCCTTCTGTAAACGAGCTGGGCAACATCGACATATCTGCCCTTACCCGCAGTCTCCAATGCGGTATTCATGGTGAAGTGCGCCTAGCTCTCGACACACTTGCTACGATCTCATCGTCACAAAACCAAGCTCACTTCCTACATCTCAGAGCTTGTGATGACCTGGTCGAGGCTTTGGTAGATTGTGCAGAATCTCAAGTGGACCTACTTGTTGAACATACGACGGAGGTGGCTGATGAGATTCAACTTACTTCCTATGAAGATGTTGTTAGAGGATGCCGAATAGAGCGATGGTCTGTGAGAGATGTGCCTGCTTTTGGCAGCATCGAGTACCAACTTGACGGAGCCGTGGACCGACTTATTTGCATAACGACAATTTTGCGAAATGTATCATTTCCTGGCGAAAACAATGACAACCACATCATGCTTTGCGAAGAATCTGTCATCAAGATGCTTTGCTCCATTATTCGGTATCTCGGAACGCGGACGATGCTTCTACGGACACACGCCAATACCCTTGATTTCATGAAAGACATTGTGGTTCTTCTGTCAAATATTTCAAGCCAATTAGAGATTCCTGGTCGAGAGCAGGCCTTGAGTCTGTTGCAGTTTCTACTCGCGTTTGCTCCTGTCCCAGGTCCAACAATGGCCGGCGATACGCTTAACTTCACGCCTTACGACCCCAGCATTCATTCGTATCTCCCACATGCGGTTGATgccctggccaagttgcTTGCTCGTGACGAACCAAATAGAGGCTTTTACAAGACGCTTTTTACGATTGATTCTTCATCACCCCTCGCTAATGAGCTTCTCGTCCGAGCGTTTGCCTTGACTGTAGCCCCCTTGCCAGACAAGGCAAAAGAGCAATTACGACCACCTACATTCCCGCCGCTATTCGAGACAAGAAAACCGTTTCTGATGCAAGGCCTTTTGGGTGCAGAAATCATAGCCTCTCTTGTGCCAGGATCCGAACCGGGAATGGCCCGAGCCCTTCTTGCGTCAGGCAACTGCCTCGCACAGAACCTTGTTCAGCTGATTCAGGATCTGTGCTTCTTGTACGAAAAGCCACCCCCTAGTACTCGTGGCGGTAGCCGGGCAGTAGCCGCTAGAAAAGACCCCGAGCTTGTTTATATTGTCGTTGTTGCTGTCTCACTTCTGCGTCGTCTTGCCGAAAAAGCAAGAGATTCTTCAGGTACCGGATCTGCAGGTATTGGGGATCTACTGCCGCAACCGCAGATGTTGATGGACGCGCTGATGATGCAATCTTCCGAATGGACGAAAGAGGGGTTACTGCCACAGTTAACAGCAGTGCTTAATTTGGATGGATGA